Part of the Paenibacillus sp. YPG26 genome, TTTTACCGCAACGCTCTATGGGGTTGCAAGTGCCAACCTTATTTTTCTGCCCATTGCCACCAAAATCAAAACCCGCGGCGAGGATGAAATTGCTCGCATGGAGATGCTGCTGCATGGAATTCTGGCGGTGCAGAACGGGGACCATCACCTTCTAGTCCGCAAGAAGCTGGAATCCTTCACATTCAAGGGACCTAAGCGCGCGGTCATGCAGCCCGAGGAGGGCGCAGAATGAGGCAGCGTCTGAACAGGCGGACACGGCAAGAAGCCAGTGACTCCAAGGACCGGTGGATGATTACCTATGCGGATCTGATCACCCTGCTGCTCATTTTCTTCATCATCATGTATGCCATGAGCCGGCTTGATGTTGAGAAATATGCGATCGTTAACGAATCGCTGCAGCTCACGTTCAAGAGTGGGGACTCTCTGCTTGAGAAAGGTTCTGGAATTACGGGTTCGGCTGACAAGTACCCCTCCAAGAACCCTGCACCCACCGCACCGGGAACGGATAATAGCAACGCTAACCAGGACGGGAACTCCGGAAGCACCAAGCCGCTTACCGACCGGGAGCAGGCCTTCCGGGAGCAGGAGGAGCAGCTGCAAAGTCTTATGAAGGTGATCCAGGAATATATCAAGAGCAATAACCTGGAGGATCAGATATTTGTGGCCGATCTGGCCAAAGGCATCACGATCACGCTCAGCGACCGCTTTCTCTTCGACGTCGGCAAAGCCGAGCTGAAAGCAGGCTCTTCCGAAGCGCTGGACAAGCTGGCCAGCCTGTTCCGCAAGCTGGATACGGTGATCGGTATCGAAGGTCATACAGATAATCAGCCGGTCGGCCGGGGTTCACGCTATAAGGATAACTGGGAGTTATCGGGTGCGCGGGCTCTGTCGGTGCTGCGATATTTCGTCGGTACCGCCAAGCTGAATGCTGCGGAGTTCCAGTATGCCGGATATGCGGATACCCGCCCGGCCGGGGACAACTCAACCCAGCAGGGCAGACAGAAGAACCGGCGCGTGGAGATTACGGTGCTGAGACAGCTGCAAAAGTAATGGGAAAGGCCGCAGAGCATACTTGCTTCTGCGGCCTTTTCGTGATGCATAGGGGAGCGGGTTCAGAGCCGGCTTCGCAGCGGCTCTGGTGTTGAGGCAGATGGATGTCATTACGTGGAACTGCCCGGCTTACGATCGCTGTTATCCCCGGATTTCCTCATTGTATCTAACCCTGTTCAGGGGTGAAATCCGTGGATCAAGGCGAACGCTTACGCTTCTTCAGCCCGGGCATCTCCCCTCCATGACCAAATCTGCCTCTCCTGAGTAGAAACTTCGCTCGGAGGCGACTTTTTCGCCTCCCACTAGACACCCCAAGGCCGCAGAAAGACCATGCTCTGCGGCTATAGGGCGGGGCTGGCGAGCTCAGAGCCGGCCGTGCTGCGGATCTGGTAGAAAAAAAGAACATGCAGCTTGGCATGTTCTTTCACATGAGATTTAATTGGCATCAAGGGGGAGCTCGATTCCCTTTGATGCTTAACTTTTGACAATAAAGAGATTATAAATTCTTCCTTTGTGGCTTAACCTCTGGAATCAAAGGGAATATAGCTTCTTCTTCCTTAAGTCGTAACTGATAACAACAAGAGGGCATCATCAATAACTCTCTCATTAGAGTCTAGAACTACTTATAACAGGAGGGGCTTGAGTCCTCCTCTTAACACCAACTATAGACTTTAAGAGAACCATAGATCTTTACTTAAATTAGTTACAGACTTCTGAAAAGGCAGCTGAATCGCTGCTTTTGAATCCAGAACTGCCCCGGCAGGCGGTCAGTATGTATACGCACATACAACTTACCTGTCCAATGTGCTGCCTTCGGCTGACTTTTGGCTCCCTATCGTTGCTTCCTTGGTTGCTCCCTTAGGTGTTCCCTTAGGAGCTCCATTGCGCCCTCCTATCCCCCGGCGCGGTGACAGCAGCTCAAGCAGCGACAGCGGCTTGAGCCTCAGAGCCACGGAAGCATTATCGTCCGGCGCGAGGATGACCCCCAGCTGGTGATGGTCCCCGGCGTAGATTGCCCTCTGGAGGAACTTGCTCTCCCCTTGCTCATTCAATACTTCAAGCTTGCAGAAGGCGGGGTTCATTCGCAGCCCCGAATGCAGGGCTTCCTTCGTATTCACTGGTGACCCGTTCACTTTGTAAATAACTTCCCCCACCTTGATCCCAAGCTCCTCGGCTGGACTGCCTGGCAGCACGGCAAGCACCTTGAGTCCCCGCTGCGGATGAACGAAGAATGGACTTCGATTCTGCTCCTCGAACCGGCTGTACCATACGAGCAGCTCATGAAGCCCAAATGCAGCCAGCGCGGCCACTATGGTCAGGGGACTCCACCATCCCGAGAGCATCGCCAGTCCTAGCAGCGCTATGGCATAGACCAGCAAGCGGCTCGAAGTTAGCCGGGCTTTATTCTTGGGCAAGGTGCTGACCGTCATCTCACTAAAGCCGATGACAACCGGCAGAGCCATCAGACTGAAGCCGCCCTGCCATGCATCCCCGCCGAAGAATGGCGTCCATGGCAGCAGACTGCCTGTCGTCTGTGCCGGAATAAGCAGGAACAGCGGCACGGGCCAGAAGCTCTTCATCTGGTAACCACCGACTACTTTTCCCCGCTTGCCTTCGTAGAACAGTGGTCCGGCAAATGCCGCCCCCTGCCATCTGACCAGCAGCGCCTCTGCGAGATGCAGCAGGGCCACAAGAGCAAGAAGCGAAGGAATATTCAGCTCCCGAATGGCAATAAGGACCTCTTGTCCGAATCCGGCCAGTTCGAAATCCGGGAACCAGCTCAGGATGAACTGAATCACACCAAGCAGGCCAACCGAATAGGCGAAACACAAGTAACGCACACGAAAGAATAGCAGTATAATCGAAATCGCCCATATAAGAATCACACCATTAAAAGTAAGCGTGGTCCCCAGGAATGCCGATACCAGCGACACCATAATCCCGGCCAGCAGCCCGCCGAGTACGGTACTCCACGTCTGACGCCCCCAACTGTGAAGCCGGATATGGAATAGCTTACGTTCAAGATGCACCTGTCTTCGGTATTGAAGCATAATTAGAATAATCGAAATATAATAAAACGGCTGCGCAAGGAACTGCACCAGGGCATCCGACAGCCTCCATACCCATTCAAGCACGATCTCCAAGTCATCTTCACTCTCCTCTGCTTCATACTGGATGTAGATATAAGTTCAGAAAAAAAGAAGGCTGGAATCAGCCTCCTTATTTATTCGACGAAGGAGAGGCAATCTCCTTCCGGATTTCGGTGTAAGCCCGGTCCAGCTGCACATCATTCTTCGGATCGCGGATATGCGCAATCAGGCTCTTCTCCAAAGCATCCGCTGTCTTGGCATCAATCTCACCGGTTGCCGCAAGCTTGCTGCTCTCCTGGAAGCTCTTGACCGCATTCACGGTCTGGGCATCGAAGTATCCGTCTTTGCGCCCCGGAGCGTACCCGAGCCCGTCCAGCATAACCTGGGCACTCTTGACGTCTTCGTTATTCATATCAAATTTGAGTGTCTTCTCCTTGTTAATCGGAGCTACAGAGAAGTAGGCCGGCTGGGACACGGCGATGTCCGGCTTAATGCCCTTCTTATGAATCCATTCTCCGTTTGGCGTAAGCCATTTGGCGATGGTGATCTTCAACAGGCTGCCATCTCCAAGCTCTTTGTCGAAGCTGGTCTGTACCGTCCCTTTTCCGTAAGTGGCATCTCCGACCAGCTTGGCATTGGCCGACTCCTTCAGCGCGCCTGCCAAAATCTCGGATGCGCTGGCGCTTCCCTTGTTCGTAAGCACAACGATCGGGTATGGCTTGGCCGTGCCCTTGGACAGTGTCTGGTCTCTCTGCTTCTCTTTGTTCTCCACCTGAACAATCACCTTGTCTTTGCCGATCAGGTGCTCCGCCATATCGATAACGACAGACAATACGCCGCCCGGGTTATTACGAACATCGATAACAAGCCCTTTCATCCCTTTGCTCTCCAAAGACTTCAGTTCCTTCTCGAAGCGCTTGCCTGTATTCATGGAGAACTCTCTGATCTCAATATACCCGATATCACCTTTCTCCATATGGGCATGAACGGTCTCCACCGCAATGTCATCGCGCTTGATGACGAACTCCAGCGGGGCCGCAGACCCTGCACGCTTGACCTTGACTTTAGCCTCCGACCCTTTGGGCCCGCGGATTTTGCTGACCGCTTCATTCAGACTAAGTCCTTCAAAAGACGTGCCATTCACCGACAGCAGAATGTCCTTGGCATGGATACCTGCTTTCTCGGCCGGCGATCCTTTGATGGGAGATACCACAACAACGTTCCCGTTCTCCATGGATACCTCCGCTCCAATTCCCGAGAAGGAACCCTGGATCTGAGAAGTGAACTCTTGTGCGGTTGCTTTGCCCATATAAGAAGAGAACGGATCATCAAGCGCACTCATAATTCCGTTGATGGCTCCATCAACCAGCTTGCTCTGATCCACATCCTGCACATAATTCTTCTTGACCAGATTTAATGCGGTCTCAATCTTGCTCATATCTTCCTGGCTTGCAGCCTGGCCTCCAACTGAGGCAAATATTCCGCTAACCGGTGAACCGCTTCTGCTTACAAAGCCCCAATTCCCTGTTAACGTCATTGTAAGCGCGCTGCTTACGAGCACAGCTACTACAACGAACAGAGCTACTGTACGTCCTTTATACACGGTTCATTCACCGCCCTTTCCTTATCTGGCTGACTAGATGGACTGAACTAAAGACTGCGTGATCGATTTCTTAAGGCCTCTACTATCCATCATAGTATATGTTTAGCTTGTACGGAATATTTATCTAGAAAAAAGCAGAAACGGACCTGCATTCCCGAGGAAATTAGGTACCGTTTCTTGAGTTAATACATGATCAATTACAGATATGGCATCGGGTCGACCGGAGTACCGTTCTCACGAACTTCAAAATGAAGGTGTGGACCCGTAGAAGCGCCCGTGTTGCCGGATTCCGCGATCATCTCGCCACGCTGCACATTGTCGCCCTTACTCACGTTAATCTGCTTAAGATGGCCGTATAATGTCCAAATATTATTCCCGTGGTCAATGATGACACAGTTACCATAACCGCTCCACCATTCTGCCACAATTACATTCCCGCTGTCTGCAGCATATACACTCGTTCCTTCGCCTACAGCAAAGTCCGTTCCGTTATGAAGCTTCTTGACCCCCGATATCGGGTGAATCCGGTAACCGTAGTTGGAGGATATCCGGGCACCCCTTACAGGCAGGGTCATGGACCCTCCGTTCCCCTTGAATCCTTCACTGCTTCCCGCTGAACTGGAGCTGCCAGAATTACTGGAGCTGCTGGAGCTGCTGGAACTGGAACTTGTGCTTCGGCTTGTGACCTTAACGGTTCTGCTCTTCTTCTTCTGATTATATGCATAGATTTGAGCAGCTCTGATCTTGTTCTTCTCCTGAGCGAGCTTGGCTCTCTTGGAAGCGATCTGTACCAGCATCTGATCCTGATGGGCACTGATATCATCCGACTCTTCAATGTCTGATTGATAGTTCGCGATCAGCTTTTGCTTTTCTTTCTCTTTGGCTGCCAGAATCACCTTGCGTGACTCTGCATCGTTATACAGCTGCTTGGCCTTGGCATACGAACTCTTCAAGTTCGCCTGCTCCTTCAGAATCAGTTCCTTATCCCTCTTATGATCCGTCAGGATGGTCTGATCCTGCTGGGCAATGGCTTGGAGTGAATCTGCCCGGTCCAGGAAATCCGTGAAGCTTGTTGAAGAGAGCAGCACATCCAGATAAGATACAGCTCCATCCGTATACATGAGCCGAACCCTGGAATCCAGCAGCTTCTCCCGTTCATCAATCCGCTTCTGGGTCTGATCGATCTTCTCTGCGGTTACACGCAGCTGATCCTCGGTCTTATCGATCTCACTGGTGATGCCGGCGAGCTCGTTACTTACGGTATCGATCTGCTCCATCACCTGCTGAAGGAAATTAGTAGCTTTATTCTTGTAATGCATGGCTTCCTGCTTATCTTCCTCAGCTTCCTGCTGTTGATTCTTGGCGGCCTTGGCCTGCTGCTGCAGCAATCTTAGCTCGTGATCGATCTGATCGATTGTTCTTTTCTTGGCATATCCTTCAACAGGCTGGAAGACAACCGCAGCCAGAGCGATAACGACGACGACAGATAACCATTTTTTCAATTCTATTTTCCCCGTCCTTCTTTGGAAATCTATAGTTATGAAGTGTTAGTGTTGGTCCATATCGCTACACTTTCAAGAATTTGCGGATGGATACGGTGCTTCCCCAAATGCCGATAGCCAGTCCAAGCCCGATAATTAATCCGGCGAGCGGAAGTCCAACCGACTGAAGAGACACCAGGCGAATCGGAATCGTAAGATCCTGGCTCACCGATTGGATTAGCTGATAATATCCGGCATACAGAACAGTAACGGTAATGACAGATCCAATAAGTCCTATAAGTGCGCCTTCAATAAAGAAAGGCCATCTAATGAAATAATTCGTTGCGCCTACGAGCTTCATGATGCCAATCTCCCTGCGGCGGGCCAGAATGGTGACCCGGATCGTATTGGATATCAGGAACATGGCCATAACGCCGAGTCCAATAACAAACACAAATCCAATGTTGCGAATAGCCCGCGTCACTTTGAAGAGCTTCTCAATCGTCCCTTTGCCATAATTGACTTTATAAATCGGGGCAGCCTTGTACTTCTCGTTAAGTGCGCTGATCTTGCTGGCCACAAAAGGAACTGTAGACGGCTCAACCACTTCTACTTTGAGCGTATCCGGAATAGGGTTGGTTGCCTCCGTATACCCTTCCAGAAGGTCCTTGCCGTTCTCCCCCAGCTTCTGTTTGAAGTCCTTCAGTCCTTGGGATCTGGATACAAATGTGACCCGGCTTACCTCGGGCATATTGCCGATCTGGGTCTGAACATCCTGGATCGTCTTCTGATCCACCTTGGAATTCAGAAACGCGCTAATCTGAACCTGGCTATCTGCCTCATCAGCGAATTGATTGACATTCAGCACAAGCAGAATAAATACACCCAGTATAAAGAGAGACACAATAATTGATGTAATTGATGCGACAGACATCCAACCGTTACGGAATACGTTCTTCGTACCTTCCCGTAAATGCCGCAAGAAGGTTCTAAAAGTCATACCCGTACTCTCCTCTCAGCTGGTCACGGACAATGTTGCCATGCTCGATGGCGATAACCCGCTTACGCATCGTGTTCACTATGTCCTTGTTGTGCGTTGCCATAACGATCGTTGTGCCCCGGAAATTAATCTCGTCCAGCAGCTGCATGATTCCCCACGACGTCTCGGGGTCAAGGTTGCCGGTGGGCTCGTCCGCAATAATGACGGACGGATTATTCACAATCGCTCTTGCAATCGCCACACGCTGCTGCTCACCGCCCGACAGCTGGGACGGCTCACGATTCGCCTTGCTCTTCAGCCCGACAAGGTCGAGCACCTCGAGCGTCCGCTTCTTGATGATCTTCTTCGGCGCTTCGATTACCTCAAGCGCAAAAGCCACATTCTCGTATGCCGTCAGCTTCGGCAGCAGTCTGAAATCTTGAAATATAACGCCGATATTCCGGCGGACGTAAGGAATCTTACGCGGCTTCAGCTTGCCAATGTTGAATCCATTTACCGAAATCTGGCCCTTGGTAGGCACTTCTTCTCTATAAATAAGCTTCATAAACGTAGACTTCCCCGCACCTGAGGGACCAACGAGATACACAAACTCATTGCGGTCAATCTTCACCGATACGCCTTGAAGGGCGTGTGTTCCGTTCGCATAAGTCTTCCAGACATCCTGCATTTCTATCACAGCATCACTTCCTAAAAATTTATGTCTCTACAGAATGAACCTACTATATATCAGGCTATCTATATGAATGAGTTAAGGTATGTTCCAAGCTAATAAAACTTCGACATGTTCCAGCCAAATCCTTTAAAAGATGAGCAATTTCATCAGTCCGTTAATCATTGTAACAAATTTGTTACCATTTGAGTACCCCGCAAGTTTCCATTCTTTTTACATATACATAGCTTAAGTCCCTTTGTTCACACGAATGTAACGGTGCCCAGCAAGCAGCCTTTTCCAATCTAACCTTGATAAGACGCCATTCAAAAAAATGATATTGCGGAGAGACAGAAGCGGATTTGCATCAGCATCTTGTTCAGCCTCACCTTATATATCGGTCGTCAGGCTGCCTTGGCTTAAGCACCCTGCCCCACAATAACTATTAAGGGTGATACGAATGAAAAAGCTTCATGTCCTTCTGATAGTCCTTGCTTCCCTCCTGCTGCTTGCGGCCGTCTCCTTCGGACTGCTGCAATTGTACGCTTCCAGAACTACCGTGCCTTCAGGAGTACAGGTAGGCGGAATTGAAATCGGGGGATTACCTCTACACACAGCCCGGATCAGAATGGAGAAGGAGCTATCCCGGATGGAGAACGCACCGGTTGTCTTCTCCATTCCCGCCAGCGGAACAAGCCCTCCGCTTATAGTTCAGGCTAATTGGAGACAGGCGGGAGTTCATTATACAGCCAAGGAATGGCTGAATGCGGCGCAGCAGCTTACCCAAGGCTCCATCTGGAGCCGCGCGTCAGCGAGGTGGCGTCTGGCCAAGCGGTGGAGCTTGTCGGTTCATTGGGACAAGACCCGTCTCCGGAGGACCTTCAGTCCCTCTTGGGAGGTCCGGCAGTTCGGAGAATCACTCAACGCCAAACGGATAATCGGTTCGGATGACAGCATCAGCTACGAGCCAGGACAGCCTGTGACACGTATTGACTGGGCAGAATTCGAGAATACATTCAGACAGTCTATTCCTGCTTCTATTCATAGAGATATGATGGATTTACCAACAAGGATTCCGGTGGCTCTGAGGCCCGCCAACCCTGCTGTTACACTGGACACACTTAGAAGCCAGGGCATTCAGCGCAAAATATCCGAATTCTCCACCTCCCTTCTATCCAGCAAAGCAGGCAGACTGCATAACATAGAGGCTGCTGCCAAGGTGATCGACGACATGCTGCTCGCTCCCGGGGAGATATTCGACTATGCCAAAGTGATTGACAAGGCTGAACATGAGTACGGCTTCAAGCCTGCGCCGGTGATTGTGCAGGGCAAGCTTGTTCCGGGAATTGGCGGAGGAATCTGTCAGGTCTCCAGCACACTGTATAATGCGGCAATTCGGGCCGGACTAGGCATTGTAGAGCGGCGTAACCACTCTCTGCCGGTCAGCTATCTGCCTAAGGGGCAGGATGCTACTTTTGCCAAGGGATTCATTAATTTCCGCTTCAAGAATACGACTACCCACTATATTCTGATTAAAGCCGCCCTGAATATGGACAATCTGAGCATCAAGCTATTCGGGGATATTCCGGACAATGTCAGCTATAGACTCGACTCCCGGACCGTGAAGCTTCTGCCCATTCCCCAGAAGTTCGTCAAGAATAATACACTGGCCCTCGGGGAGCAGCAGGTTATTCAGCAGGGGAAGATGGGTTATATTGTCGAGACTTACCGGATTAAGTATGTAGACGGAGAGATCGCTGAGACCCGGAAAATATCCCGGGATACTTATCATCCCCAACCCGCGGTTATCGCCATTAATATGCCTGATCAGAGCAGGGCTCCTTCTGAACCTGAAGGTTCACAAGCCCCTCTGATCGAAGATGGCGTACAAGGGCCGATATTCTCCGGCCCGTGACAGAAAAGGACTCTACACCAAGACCAATGGTCTTGGTGTAGAGTCCTTTGAGCATTTTCGCAGTCATATGCGCGGAGTCTTCTCAGCCCTTCATAGGCCGTGCGCGGAGTTCT contains:
- a CDS encoding S41 family peptidase; amino-acid sequence: MYKGRTVALFVVVAVLVSSALTMTLTGNWGFVSRSGSPVSGIFASVGGQAASQEDMSKIETALNLVKKNYVQDVDQSKLVDGAINGIMSALDDPFSSYMGKATAQEFTSQIQGSFSGIGAEVSMENGNVVVVSPIKGSPAEKAGIHAKDILLSVNGTSFEGLSLNEAVSKIRGPKGSEAKVKVKRAGSAAPLEFVIKRDDIAVETVHAHMEKGDIGYIEIREFSMNTGKRFEKELKSLESKGMKGLVIDVRNNPGGVLSVVIDMAEHLIGKDKVIVQVENKEKQRDQTLSKGTAKPYPIVVLTNKGSASASEILAGALKESANAKLVGDATYGKGTVQTSFDKELGDGSLLKITIAKWLTPNGEWIHKKGIKPDIAVSQPAYFSVAPINKEKTLKFDMNNEDVKSAQVMLDGLGYAPGRKDGYFDAQTVNAVKSFQESSKLAATGEIDAKTADALEKSLIAHIRDPKNDVQLDRAYTEIRKEIASPSSNK
- the ftsE gene encoding cell division ATP-binding protein FtsE, producing MIEMQDVWKTYANGTHALQGVSVKIDRNEFVYLVGPSGAGKSTFMKLIYREEVPTKGQISVNGFNIGKLKPRKIPYVRRNIGVIFQDFRLLPKLTAYENVAFALEVIEAPKKIIKKRTLEVLDLVGLKSKANREPSQLSGGEQQRVAIARAIVNNPSVIIADEPTGNLDPETSWGIMQLLDEINFRGTTIVMATHNKDIVNTMRKRVIAIEHGNIVRDQLRGEYGYDF
- the ftsX gene encoding permease-like cell division protein FtsX, which produces MTFRTFLRHLREGTKNVFRNGWMSVASITSIIVSLFILGVFILLVLNVNQFADEADSQVQISAFLNSKVDQKTIQDVQTQIGNMPEVSRVTFVSRSQGLKDFKQKLGENGKDLLEGYTEATNPIPDTLKVEVVEPSTVPFVASKISALNEKYKAAPIYKVNYGKGTIEKLFKVTRAIRNIGFVFVIGLGVMAMFLISNTIRVTILARRREIGIMKLVGATNYFIRWPFFIEGALIGLIGSVITVTVLYAGYYQLIQSVSQDLTIPIRLVSLQSVGLPLAGLIIGLGLAIGIWGSTVSIRKFLKV
- a CDS encoding VanW family protein, which gives rise to MKKLHVLLIVLASLLLLAAVSFGLLQLYASRTTVPSGVQVGGIEIGGLPLHTARIRMEKELSRMENAPVVFSIPASGTSPPLIVQANWRQAGVHYTAKEWLNAAQQLTQGSIWSRASARWRLAKRWSLSVHWDKTRLRRTFSPSWEVRQFGESLNAKRIIGSDDSISYEPGQPVTRIDWAEFENTFRQSIPASIHRDMMDLPTRIPVALRPANPAVTLDTLRSQGIQRKISEFSTSLLSSKAGRLHNIEAAAKVIDDMLLAPGEIFDYAKVIDKAEHEYGFKPAPVIVQGKLVPGIGGGICQVSSTLYNAAIRAGLGIVERRNHSLPVSYLPKGQDATFAKGFINFRFKNTTTHYILIKAALNMDNLSIKLFGDIPDNVSYRLDSRTVKLLPIPQKFVKNNTLALGEQQVIQQGKMGYIVETYRIKYVDGEIAETRKISRDTYHPQPAVIAINMPDQSRAPSEPEGSQAPLIEDGVQGPIFSGP
- a CDS encoding flagellar motor protein MotB produces the protein MRQRLNRRTRQEASDSKDRWMITYADLITLLLIFFIIMYAMSRLDVEKYAIVNESLQLTFKSGDSLLEKGSGITGSADKYPSKNPAPTAPGTDNSNANQDGNSGSTKPLTDREQAFREQEEQLQSLMKVIQEYIKSNNLEDQIFVADLAKGITITLSDRFLFDVGKAELKAGSSEALDKLASLFRKLDTVIGIEGHTDNQPVGRGSRYKDNWELSGARALSVLRYFVGTAKLNAAEFQYAGYADTRPAGDNSTQQGRQKNRRVEITVLRQLQK
- a CDS encoding M23 family metallopeptidase encodes the protein MKKWLSVVVVIALAAVVFQPVEGYAKKRTIDQIDHELRLLQQQAKAAKNQQQEAEEDKQEAMHYKNKATNFLQQVMEQIDTVSNELAGITSEIDKTEDQLRVTAEKIDQTQKRIDEREKLLDSRVRLMYTDGAVSYLDVLLSSTSFTDFLDRADSLQAIAQQDQTILTDHKRDKELILKEQANLKSSYAKAKQLYNDAESRKVILAAKEKEKQKLIANYQSDIEESDDISAHQDQMLVQIASKRAKLAQEKNKIRAAQIYAYNQKKKSRTVKVTSRSTSSSSSSSSSSSNSGSSSSAGSSEGFKGNGGSMTLPVRGARISSNYGYRIHPISGVKKLHNGTDFAVGEGTSVYAADSGNVIVAEWWSGYGNCVIIDHGNNIWTLYGHLKQINVSKGDNVQRGEMIAESGNTGASTGPHLHFEVRENGTPVDPMPYL
- a CDS encoding PDZ domain-containing protein, whose amino-acid sequence is MEIVLEWVWRLSDALVQFLAQPFYYISIILIMLQYRRQVHLERKLFHIRLHSWGRQTWSTVLGGLLAGIMVSLVSAFLGTTLTFNGVILIWAISIILLFFRVRYLCFAYSVGLLGVIQFILSWFPDFELAGFGQEVLIAIRELNIPSLLALVALLHLAEALLVRWQGAAFAGPLFYEGKRGKVVGGYQMKSFWPVPLFLLIPAQTTGSLLPWTPFFGGDAWQGGFSLMALPVVIGFSEMTVSTLPKNKARLTSSRLLVYAIALLGLAMLSGWWSPLTIVAALAAFGLHELLVWYSRFEEQNRSPFFVHPQRGLKVLAVLPGSPAEELGIKVGEVIYKVNGSPVNTKEALHSGLRMNPAFCKLEVLNEQGESKFLQRAIYAGDHHQLGVILAPDDNASVALRLKPLSLLELLSPRRGIGGRNGAPKGTPKGATKEATIGSQKSAEGSTLDR